A single region of the Gadus morhua chromosome 5, gadMor3.0, whole genome shotgun sequence genome encodes:
- the kif26ab gene encoding kinesin-like protein KIF26A isoform X3 has translation MDWKELAAQKLNLSAKRKKHQPPLLHPQEPSVYSTNFSGILQVSPPPAPPCLLRAVSKVKENPGMGKVKVMMRICPSLEAGDSGSESGSFLKVDSRKKQLTLYDPASSPHSLSSHRRAATVAVPKIFAFDAVFTQDASQVEVCSGTVAEVLQSVVNGADGCIFCFGHVKLGKTYTMLGKDGSAQSLGVVPCAISWLFKLITERKEKAATRFSVRVSAVEIFGKDEELKDLLSEVSTAGSVQDGQTPGINLSEDPICGTQLQNQSELRAPTAERAAFLLDAAMEARSTNRADAGEEERRNSHMLFTLHVYQYRMEKSGKGGMSGGRSRLHLIDLGSCEKDLSKSRDGGGGLCLSLNALGNVIMALANGAKHVPYRDSKLTMLLRESLGNINCRTTMIAHISDSPAHYADSLNTIQLASRIHRMRKKKTKYASSSSGGESSCEEGRIRRPPHLRPFHPRTVALDPDLPSFLSDQEYSSSSEQSCDTVIYVGPGGAAISDRELSDNEGPPAFVPIIPSLNRRRSTRDGPFDRDHFFKCNTFAELQERLECIDGSEEPTAFVGEGKGNQGSPKIDKPKEGSGNSPLKIIANDSSQESVSARPSPKALATPLVSNPESKSKPDNAQRPCIPVEGAQSMCRTSADGEKILLTGNQTSPSNQGGAAAAVSEPVVREKVYFNKKPLPKPAPPPPQLNDHRDNEERCSTRMPPVGMSYQAGKKGDSFTSHMGRTPLELCQMRPTLRERCLDRDILRATVTLQQPVELNGEDELVFTVVEELAIGSIVDRGRPSSIISFNSDCSLQALASGSRPVSIISSINDEFDAYTLAAGGSEVNTDSGSPYQEETMVCMASRGSSISSWLSEVSVCTVESEGAHSTDVFLPQAKHVGPEGTFYLDSLGMFHCEPSPREAKGSFNDSGFSFSDVDSDSAASGKLSLTKCPPTPQSAKGSPKYTSKITKAQSLSSSEPSQGPSTVHSSLPRKIKPTSSISHNSSSHSSSREALGKDSRQENPWHRIDNHSEPQLPEPTITGRFIKNPASGIPSRKTPISSNSVPRPPKVQGSTSSQRVVDGCEKSASRKTEPPSKMPLLRRGATTLGTVPVIHAATESKGRQDITGSTSSLKYSSLGKHSKANTQKASALPRPGGISPPPPPVRKSSLDQKNKTLLPQSALRLAYGEAGMGSSLRSLVSEDELEVRCRGDFNSFKTSSLKSDPKITSSLKAKGPRGDGGLHYGSHMSLERCDNLSLSGSRPALSRENSGASLGSNSSKSSRSIPRFGISSSSSTPIATSPPSPCGSPGGIGKPGQAKASVNPRTLGVTNVNKARSLSASNSKGLSSSTKSLAQPVTKGANANLPPSGRTSATRTTTTAVSSKPGRGTIMGTKQAIRAANSRVSELASSTTSGKHVRASGDSDSGNDSGANVGDDKSPNTALPSPYSKITAPRRPQRYSSGHGSDNSSVLSGELPPAMGRTALFYHSGGSSGYESMIRDSEATGSASSALDSMSESGMSSGRMRSSKPPKKRSNGFQRRRLIPAPMPDTSSLGKKAGTAGQWVDLPPMSGPLKEPFEIKVYEIDDVERLQRRRQEEIAEQPFQDVEKGLQYFNSKLKVLERRQQQVKELRVKHEALWEELEDTKARLMMDPRKWIGEFEVDQDLDKESADYLEALVEATEELEFCVNLCKARVMMVTCFDISTPAAAVVREGPCEVGV, from the exons ATGGATTGGAAAGAGCT GGCAGCTCAGAAGCTGAACTTGTCCGCCAAGCGGAAGAAGCACCAGCCCCCCCTGCTCCACCCCCAGGAGCCCTCCGTCTACTCCACCAACTTCAGCGGCATCCTGCAGGTGTCCCCACCCCCCGCGCCCCCATGCCTGCTCCGCGCCGTCTCCAAGGTCAAAGAGAACCCCGGGATGGGCAAG gtGAAAGTGATGATGCGGATCTGCCCGTCCCTGGAGGCAGGCGACTCCGGTTCCGAGTCCGGGTCCTTCCTGAAGGTGGACAGCAGGAAGAAGCAGCTGACCCTCTACGACCCCGCCTCCagcccccactccctctccagCCACCGCCGCGCCGCCACCGTGGCCGTGCCCAAGATATTTGCCTTTGACGCGGTGTTTACCCAGGATGCATCTCAA GTGGAGGTTTGCTCGGGGACCGTGGCGGAGGTGCTCCAGTCGGTGGTGAACGGTGCGGACGGCTGCATCTTCTGCTTCGGCCACGTCAAGCTGG GCAAGACGTACACCATGCTGGGCAAGGACGGCTCGGCGCAGAGCCTGGGGGTGGTGCCCTGCGCCATCTCCTGGCTCTTCAAGCTGATCACCGAGCGCAAGGAGAAGGCGGCCACGCGCTTCTCGGTGCGCGTCTCCGCCGTGGAGATCTTCGGGAAGGACGAGGAGCTGAAGGACCTGCTGTCCGAGGTGTCCACCGCGGGCAGCGTGCAGGACGGCCAGACCCCTGGGATCAACCTCAGCGAGGACCCCATCTGTGGCACTCAG CTCCAGAACCAGAGCGAGCTCCGTGCCCCCACGGCCGAGAGGGCGGCCTTCCTCCTGGACGCCGCCATGGAAGCCCGCAGCACCAACCGGGCGGACGCCGGCGAGGAGGAGCGCCGTAACTCCCACATGCTGTTCACGCTGCACGTGTACCAGTACCGCATGGAGAAGAGCGGCAAGGGAGGCA tgTCCGGTGGGCGGAGCCGGCTGCACCTCATAGACCTGGGGAGCTGCGAGAAGGACCTGAGCAAGAGCCGGGACGGCGGGGGaggcctgtgtctgtctctcaacGCGCTGGGAAACGTCATCATGGCTCTAGCCAACGGAGCCAAGCATGTACCTTATAG GGACAGCAAGCTGACCATGCTGCTCAGGGAGTCCCTGGGGAACATCAACTGCAGGACCACCATGATCGCTCATATCTCGGACTCCCCGGCCCACTACGCCGACTCCCTCAACACCATCCAGCTGGCCTCCCGCATCCACCGcatgaggaagaagaagacgaag TATGCATCCAGTTCCTCCGGCGGGGAGAGTTCCTGTGAGGAGGGCAGGATCCGCCGGCCGCCCCACCTCAGGCCCTTCCACCCCCGGACCGTGGCACTGGACCCAGACCTGCCCTCCTTTCTCAGTGACCAGGAATACTCCTCCAGCAGCGAGCAGTCCTGTGATACAGTTATTTACGTGGGGCCCGGAGGTGCTGCTATCTCAGACCGGGAGCTGAGCGACAATGAAGGCCCCCCTGCCTTCGTTCCAATCATTCCCTCTCTGAACAGAAGGAGGTCTACGAGAGACGGCCCTTTCGACAGAGACCACTTTTTCAAATGCAACACATTTGCCGAACTGCAGGAGAGGCTGGAGTGCATCGACGGCAGTGAGGAGCCCACTGCTTTTGTTGGGGAAGGCAAGGGGAACCAGGGCAGCCCCAAGATAGACAAGCCTAAGGAGGGTTCAGGGAACAGTCCCTTGAAGATCATTGCTAATGATTCCTCTCAAGAGAGCGTCTCAGCCAGACCGTCTCCTAAGGCTTTGGCCACTCCGTTAGTCAGCAACCCTGAGTCTAAATCTAAACCAGACAATGCCCAAAGGCCATGCATCCCCGTGGAAGGTGCTCAGAGTATGTGTAGGACCAGTGCTGATGGCGAGAAGATCTTGTTGACTGGAAATCAGACTAGCCCGAGCAATCAGGGTGGAGCTGCAGCAGCGGTGTCAGAGCCTGTAGTGAGGGAGAAGGTATACTTCAACAAGAAGCCCCTGCCAAagccagctccacctcctccccagcTAAATGACCACAGAGACAATGAGGAACGCTGCAGCACCAGAATGCCTCCAGTCGGAATGAGCTACCAAGCTGGGAAAAAGGGGGATTCGTTCACCTCCCACATGGGCAGGACACCATTGGAGCTTTGCCAGATGCGAcccaccctgagagagagatgctTGGATCGAGACATCCTTAGAGCCACAGTCACCCTCCAGCAACCGGTGGAGCTGAACGGAGAGGACGAGCTGGTGTTCActgtggtggaggagctggccaTCGGCAGTATTGTAGACAGGGGACGGCCCTCGAGCATCATCAGCTTCAACAGTGACTGTTCCCTGCAGGCCCTGGCCTCCGGCTCCCGACCTGTCAGCATTATCAGCAGCATCAACGATGAGTTTGATGCGTACACGTTAGCCGCCGGAGGGTCAGAGGTTAACACAGATTCGGGTTCACCGTACCAGGAGGAGACAATGGTTTGCATGGCTAGCAGGGGCTCGTCCATCAGCTCCTGGCTGAGTGAGGTTAGCGTGTGCACAGTGGAGAGCGAAGGCGCTCACTCCACAGATGTCTTTCTACCACAGGCCAAGCATGTGGGACCTGAGGGAACCTTTTACCTGGACTCTCTTGGTATGTTCCATTGTGAGCCATCCCCCAGAGAGGCTAAGGGCTCCTTCAACGACAGTGGCTTCAGTTTCTCCGACGTTGACAGTGACAGCGCGGCGTCAGGCAAGTTATCCCTGACAAAGTGTCCTCCAACTCCTCAGTCAGCTAAAGGGTCACCGAAGTACACGTCTAAAATCACTAAAGCTCAATCTCTTAGTTCCTCTGAACCCTCACAAGGTCCCTCCACAGTCCACTCCAGTCTTCCCAGGAAAATTAAACCTACCTCATCCATTTCCCATAATAGCAGTAGCCACAGTAGTAGTAGGGAGGCTCTGGGTAAGGACTCCAGGCAAGAGAACCCTTGGCATCGCATAGACAACCACTCAGAACCCCAGTTACCTGAGCCCACTATCACAGGCAGGTTTATCAAAAACCCAGCGAGTGGCATCCCATCCCGCAAAACACCAATCAGCAGCAACAGCGTACCTCGTCCACCCAAGGTCCAGGGTTCAACCTCATCCCAAAGGGTGGTCGATGGCTGTGAGAAGTCGGCCAGTAGGAAAACCGAACCCCCAAGCAAAATGCCTCTGCTCAGGCGAGGTGCCACCACCTTGGGGACTGTGCCTGTCATCCATGCTGCAACAGAGTCCAAGGGGAGACAGGATATCACTGGATCTACCAGTAGCCTAAAGTATTCCTCTCTCGGGAAACACAgcaaggcaaacacacagaaagccAGTGCTCTCCCGAGGCCTGGTGGcatttcccctcctccccctccggtGCGAAAGTCCAGTCTTGACCAGAAGAACAAGACTCTGTTACCCCAAAGTGCCTTAAGGTTAGCCTATGGGGAGGCAGGGATGGGATCGTCATTGCGGtcattggtctcagaggatgaGCTGGAGGTCCGCTGCAGGGGAGACTTCAACAGCTTCAAAACCTCCAGTCTGAAGTCTGACCCCAAAATTACCTCAAGCCTGAAGGCCAAAGGCCCCAGAGGAGACGGTGGGCTACATTACGGCAGTCACATGTCTCTGGAGAGGTGTGACAACCTGTCCCTATCAGGTTCAAGACCAGCTCTCAGTAGGGAAAACAGTGGGGCCAGTTTGGGGAGCAACAGCAGTAAATCCAGCAGGTCTATTCCACGCTTTGGGATTTCTAGCTCATCAAGCACTCCCATCGCTACCTCCCCACCATCTCCATGCGGGAGCCCCGGAGGAATCGGTAAACCTGGGCAGGCGAAAGCCAGCGTTAACCCCAGGACGTTAGGAGTGACGAATGTAAACAAGGCCCGCTCACTGTCTGCCAGCAATTCTAAAGGTCTGAGCTCCTCGACCAAGTCATTAGCACAACCAGTGACCAAAGGTGCCAACGCTAACCTTCCTCCATCCGGGAGGACATCGGCCACCAGGACCACCACTACCGCAGTCAGCAGCAAGCCCGGAAGGGGCACCATTATGGGCACCAAGCAGGCCATCAGGGCCGCCAACAGCCGGGTGAGCGAGCTGGCGTCGAGCACCACGTCGGGCAAGCATGTCCGAGCGTCGGGAGACTCGGACAGCGGGAACGACAGCGGGGCCAACGTCGGGGACGACAAGTCCCCCAACACCGCGCTGCCCTCCCCCTACAGTAAGATCACGGCTCCCAGGCGGCCGCAGCGCTACAGCAGCGGCCACGGCAGCGACAACAGCAGCGTGCTGAGCGGGGAGCTCCCTCCGGCCATGGGCCGCACCGCCCTCTTCTACCacagcggcggcagcagcggctACGAGAGCATGATCCGCGACAGCGAGGCCACGGGCAGCGCCTCCTCGGCCCTGGACTCGATGAGCGAGAGCGGGATGTCGTCGGGCCGAATGAGGAGCTCCAAGCCCCCCAAGAAGAGGTCTAACG GCTTCCAAAGGAGACGGCTTATCCCCGCGCCCATGCCAGACACATCTTCCCTTGGGAAGAAGGCTGGCACGGCGGGCCAGTGGGTGGATCTGCCCCCTATGTCCGGGCCGTTGAAGGAACCCTTTGAGATTAAGGTGTATGAGATCGATGACGTGGAAAGACTCCAAAGACGGAGACAGGAGGAAATAGCAGAG CAACCATTTCAGGATGTTGAAAAG GGCCTGCAGTACTTCAACAGTAAGCTGAAGGTTCTGGAGAGAAGGCAACAGCAGGTGAAGGAGCTTCGGGTAAAACATGAGGCATtgtgggaggagctggaggacacCAAAGCCCGGCTAATGATGGACCCCAGGAAGTGGATCGGAGAGT TCGAGGTGGACCAGGATCTGGACAAAGAATCCGCAGACTACCTGGAGGCCTTGGTGGAGGCGACAGAAGAGCTGGAATTCTGCGTCAACCTATGCAAGGCCCGCGTGATGATGGTGACATGCTTCGACATCAGCacgccggcggcggcggtcgtACGAGAAGGTCCCTGTGAAGTAGGagtctga
- the kif26ab gene encoding kinesin-like protein KIF26A isoform X4 has protein sequence MGVKAAQKLNLSAKRKKHQPPLLHPQEPSVYSTNFSGILQVSPPPAPPCLLRAVSKVKENPGMGKVKVMMRICPSLEAGDSGSESGSFLKVDSRKKQLTLYDPASSPHSLSSHRRAATVAVPKIFAFDAVFTQDASQVEVCSGTVAEVLQSVVNGADGCIFCFGHVKLGKTYTMLGKDGSAQSLGVVPCAISWLFKLITERKEKAATRFSVRVSAVEIFGKDEELKDLLSEVSTAGSVQDGQTPGINLSEDPICGTQLQNQSELRAPTAERAAFLLDAAMEARSTNRADAGEEERRNSHMLFTLHVYQYRMEKSGKGGMSGGRSRLHLIDLGSCEKDLSKSRDGGGGLCLSLNALGNVIMALANGAKHVPYRDSKLTMLLRESLGNINCRTTMIAHISDSPAHYADSLNTIQLASRIHRMRKKKTKYASSSSGGESSCEEGRIRRPPHLRPFHPRTVALDPDLPSFLSDQEYSSSSEQSCDTVIYVGPGGAAISDRELSDNEGPPAFVPIIPSLNRRRSTRDGPFDRDHFFKCNTFAELQERLECIDGSEEPTAFVGEGKGNQGSPKIDKPKEGSGNSPLKIIANDSSQESVSARPSPKALATPLVSNPESKSKPDNAQRPCIPVEGAQSMCRTSADGEKILLTGNQTSPSNQGGAAAAVSEPVVREKVYFNKKPLPKPAPPPPQLNDHRDNEERCSTRMPPVGMSYQAGKKGDSFTSHMGRTPLELCQMRPTLRERCLDRDILRATVTLQQPVELNGEDELVFTVVEELAIGSIVDRGRPSSIISFNSDCSLQALASGSRPVSIISSINDEFDAYTLAAGGSEVNTDSGSPYQEETMVCMASRGSSISSWLSEVSVCTVESEGAHSTDVFLPQAKHVGPEGTFYLDSLGMFHCEPSPREAKGSFNDSGFSFSDVDSDSAASGKLSLTKCPPTPQSAKGSPKYTSKITKAQSLSSSEPSQGPSTVHSSLPRKIKPTSSISHNSSSHSSSREALGKDSRQENPWHRIDNHSEPQLPEPTITGRFIKNPASGIPSRKTPISSNSVPRPPKVQGSTSSQRVVDGCEKSASRKTEPPSKMPLLRRGATTLGTVPVIHAATESKGRQDITGSTSSLKYSSLGKHSKANTQKASALPRPGGISPPPPPVRKSSLDQKNKTLLPQSALRLAYGEAGMGSSLRSLVSEDELEVRCRGDFNSFKTSSLKSDPKITSSLKAKGPRGDGGLHYGSHMSLERCDNLSLSGSRPALSRENSGASLGSNSSKSSRSIPRFGISSSSSTPIATSPPSPCGSPGGIGKPGQAKASVNPRTLGVTNVNKARSLSASNSKGLSSSTKSLAQPVTKGANANLPPSGRTSATRTTTTAVSSKPGRGTIMGTKQAIRAANSRVSELASSTTSGKHVRASGDSDSGNDSGANVGDDKSPNTALPSPYSKITAPRRPQRYSSGHGSDNSSVLSGELPPAMGRTALFYHSGGSSGYESMIRDSEATGSASSALDSMSESGMSSGRMRSSKPPKKRSNGFQRRRLIPAPMPDTSSLGKKAGTAGQWVDLPPMSGPLKEPFEIKVYEIDDVERLQRRRQEEIAEQPFQDVEKGLQYFNSKLKVLERRQQQVKELRVKHEALWEELEDTKARLMMDPRKWIGEFEVDQDLDKESADYLEALVEATEELEFCVNLCKARVMMVTCFDISTPAAAVVREGPCEVGV, from the exons GGCAGCTCAGAAGCTGAACTTGTCCGCCAAGCGGAAGAAGCACCAGCCCCCCCTGCTCCACCCCCAGGAGCCCTCCGTCTACTCCACCAACTTCAGCGGCATCCTGCAGGTGTCCCCACCCCCCGCGCCCCCATGCCTGCTCCGCGCCGTCTCCAAGGTCAAAGAGAACCCCGGGATGGGCAAG gtGAAAGTGATGATGCGGATCTGCCCGTCCCTGGAGGCAGGCGACTCCGGTTCCGAGTCCGGGTCCTTCCTGAAGGTGGACAGCAGGAAGAAGCAGCTGACCCTCTACGACCCCGCCTCCagcccccactccctctccagCCACCGCCGCGCCGCCACCGTGGCCGTGCCCAAGATATTTGCCTTTGACGCGGTGTTTACCCAGGATGCATCTCAA GTGGAGGTTTGCTCGGGGACCGTGGCGGAGGTGCTCCAGTCGGTGGTGAACGGTGCGGACGGCTGCATCTTCTGCTTCGGCCACGTCAAGCTGG GCAAGACGTACACCATGCTGGGCAAGGACGGCTCGGCGCAGAGCCTGGGGGTGGTGCCCTGCGCCATCTCCTGGCTCTTCAAGCTGATCACCGAGCGCAAGGAGAAGGCGGCCACGCGCTTCTCGGTGCGCGTCTCCGCCGTGGAGATCTTCGGGAAGGACGAGGAGCTGAAGGACCTGCTGTCCGAGGTGTCCACCGCGGGCAGCGTGCAGGACGGCCAGACCCCTGGGATCAACCTCAGCGAGGACCCCATCTGTGGCACTCAG CTCCAGAACCAGAGCGAGCTCCGTGCCCCCACGGCCGAGAGGGCGGCCTTCCTCCTGGACGCCGCCATGGAAGCCCGCAGCACCAACCGGGCGGACGCCGGCGAGGAGGAGCGCCGTAACTCCCACATGCTGTTCACGCTGCACGTGTACCAGTACCGCATGGAGAAGAGCGGCAAGGGAGGCA tgTCCGGTGGGCGGAGCCGGCTGCACCTCATAGACCTGGGGAGCTGCGAGAAGGACCTGAGCAAGAGCCGGGACGGCGGGGGaggcctgtgtctgtctctcaacGCGCTGGGAAACGTCATCATGGCTCTAGCCAACGGAGCCAAGCATGTACCTTATAG GGACAGCAAGCTGACCATGCTGCTCAGGGAGTCCCTGGGGAACATCAACTGCAGGACCACCATGATCGCTCATATCTCGGACTCCCCGGCCCACTACGCCGACTCCCTCAACACCATCCAGCTGGCCTCCCGCATCCACCGcatgaggaagaagaagacgaag TATGCATCCAGTTCCTCCGGCGGGGAGAGTTCCTGTGAGGAGGGCAGGATCCGCCGGCCGCCCCACCTCAGGCCCTTCCACCCCCGGACCGTGGCACTGGACCCAGACCTGCCCTCCTTTCTCAGTGACCAGGAATACTCCTCCAGCAGCGAGCAGTCCTGTGATACAGTTATTTACGTGGGGCCCGGAGGTGCTGCTATCTCAGACCGGGAGCTGAGCGACAATGAAGGCCCCCCTGCCTTCGTTCCAATCATTCCCTCTCTGAACAGAAGGAGGTCTACGAGAGACGGCCCTTTCGACAGAGACCACTTTTTCAAATGCAACACATTTGCCGAACTGCAGGAGAGGCTGGAGTGCATCGACGGCAGTGAGGAGCCCACTGCTTTTGTTGGGGAAGGCAAGGGGAACCAGGGCAGCCCCAAGATAGACAAGCCTAAGGAGGGTTCAGGGAACAGTCCCTTGAAGATCATTGCTAATGATTCCTCTCAAGAGAGCGTCTCAGCCAGACCGTCTCCTAAGGCTTTGGCCACTCCGTTAGTCAGCAACCCTGAGTCTAAATCTAAACCAGACAATGCCCAAAGGCCATGCATCCCCGTGGAAGGTGCTCAGAGTATGTGTAGGACCAGTGCTGATGGCGAGAAGATCTTGTTGACTGGAAATCAGACTAGCCCGAGCAATCAGGGTGGAGCTGCAGCAGCGGTGTCAGAGCCTGTAGTGAGGGAGAAGGTATACTTCAACAAGAAGCCCCTGCCAAagccagctccacctcctccccagcTAAATGACCACAGAGACAATGAGGAACGCTGCAGCACCAGAATGCCTCCAGTCGGAATGAGCTACCAAGCTGGGAAAAAGGGGGATTCGTTCACCTCCCACATGGGCAGGACACCATTGGAGCTTTGCCAGATGCGAcccaccctgagagagagatgctTGGATCGAGACATCCTTAGAGCCACAGTCACCCTCCAGCAACCGGTGGAGCTGAACGGAGAGGACGAGCTGGTGTTCActgtggtggaggagctggccaTCGGCAGTATTGTAGACAGGGGACGGCCCTCGAGCATCATCAGCTTCAACAGTGACTGTTCCCTGCAGGCCCTGGCCTCCGGCTCCCGACCTGTCAGCATTATCAGCAGCATCAACGATGAGTTTGATGCGTACACGTTAGCCGCCGGAGGGTCAGAGGTTAACACAGATTCGGGTTCACCGTACCAGGAGGAGACAATGGTTTGCATGGCTAGCAGGGGCTCGTCCATCAGCTCCTGGCTGAGTGAGGTTAGCGTGTGCACAGTGGAGAGCGAAGGCGCTCACTCCACAGATGTCTTTCTACCACAGGCCAAGCATGTGGGACCTGAGGGAACCTTTTACCTGGACTCTCTTGGTATGTTCCATTGTGAGCCATCCCCCAGAGAGGCTAAGGGCTCCTTCAACGACAGTGGCTTCAGTTTCTCCGACGTTGACAGTGACAGCGCGGCGTCAGGCAAGTTATCCCTGACAAAGTGTCCTCCAACTCCTCAGTCAGCTAAAGGGTCACCGAAGTACACGTCTAAAATCACTAAAGCTCAATCTCTTAGTTCCTCTGAACCCTCACAAGGTCCCTCCACAGTCCACTCCAGTCTTCCCAGGAAAATTAAACCTACCTCATCCATTTCCCATAATAGCAGTAGCCACAGTAGTAGTAGGGAGGCTCTGGGTAAGGACTCCAGGCAAGAGAACCCTTGGCATCGCATAGACAACCACTCAGAACCCCAGTTACCTGAGCCCACTATCACAGGCAGGTTTATCAAAAACCCAGCGAGTGGCATCCCATCCCGCAAAACACCAATCAGCAGCAACAGCGTACCTCGTCCACCCAAGGTCCAGGGTTCAACCTCATCCCAAAGGGTGGTCGATGGCTGTGAGAAGTCGGCCAGTAGGAAAACCGAACCCCCAAGCAAAATGCCTCTGCTCAGGCGAGGTGCCACCACCTTGGGGACTGTGCCTGTCATCCATGCTGCAACAGAGTCCAAGGGGAGACAGGATATCACTGGATCTACCAGTAGCCTAAAGTATTCCTCTCTCGGGAAACACAgcaaggcaaacacacagaaagccAGTGCTCTCCCGAGGCCTGGTGGcatttcccctcctccccctccggtGCGAAAGTCCAGTCTTGACCAGAAGAACAAGACTCTGTTACCCCAAAGTGCCTTAAGGTTAGCCTATGGGGAGGCAGGGATGGGATCGTCATTGCGGtcattggtctcagaggatgaGCTGGAGGTCCGCTGCAGGGGAGACTTCAACAGCTTCAAAACCTCCAGTCTGAAGTCTGACCCCAAAATTACCTCAAGCCTGAAGGCCAAAGGCCCCAGAGGAGACGGTGGGCTACATTACGGCAGTCACATGTCTCTGGAGAGGTGTGACAACCTGTCCCTATCAGGTTCAAGACCAGCTCTCAGTAGGGAAAACAGTGGGGCCAGTTTGGGGAGCAACAGCAGTAAATCCAGCAGGTCTATTCCACGCTTTGGGATTTCTAGCTCATCAAGCACTCCCATCGCTACCTCCCCACCATCTCCATGCGGGAGCCCCGGAGGAATCGGTAAACCTGGGCAGGCGAAAGCCAGCGTTAACCCCAGGACGTTAGGAGTGACGAATGTAAACAAGGCCCGCTCACTGTCTGCCAGCAATTCTAAAGGTCTGAGCTCCTCGACCAAGTCATTAGCACAACCAGTGACCAAAGGTGCCAACGCTAACCTTCCTCCATCCGGGAGGACATCGGCCACCAGGACCACCACTACCGCAGTCAGCAGCAAGCCCGGAAGGGGCACCATTATGGGCACCAAGCAGGCCATCAGGGCCGCCAACAGCCGGGTGAGCGAGCTGGCGTCGAGCACCACGTCGGGCAAGCATGTCCGAGCGTCGGGAGACTCGGACAGCGGGAACGACAGCGGGGCCAACGTCGGGGACGACAAGTCCCCCAACACCGCGCTGCCCTCCCCCTACAGTAAGATCACGGCTCCCAGGCGGCCGCAGCGCTACAGCAGCGGCCACGGCAGCGACAACAGCAGCGTGCTGAGCGGGGAGCTCCCTCCGGCCATGGGCCGCACCGCCCTCTTCTACCacagcggcggcagcagcggctACGAGAGCATGATCCGCGACAGCGAGGCCACGGGCAGCGCCTCCTCGGCCCTGGACTCGATGAGCGAGAGCGGGATGTCGTCGGGCCGAATGAGGAGCTCCAAGCCCCCCAAGAAGAGGTCTAACG GCTTCCAAAGGAGACGGCTTATCCCCGCGCCCATGCCAGACACATCTTCCCTTGGGAAGAAGGCTGGCACGGCGGGCCAGTGGGTGGATCTGCCCCCTATGTCCGGGCCGTTGAAGGAACCCTTTGAGATTAAGGTGTATGAGATCGATGACGTGGAAAGACTCCAAAGACGGAGACAGGAGGAAATAGCAGAG CAACCATTTCAGGATGTTGAAAAG GGCCTGCAGTACTTCAACAGTAAGCTGAAGGTTCTGGAGAGAAGGCAACAGCAGGTGAAGGAGCTTCGGGTAAAACATGAGGCATtgtgggaggagctggaggacacCAAAGCCCGGCTAATGATGGACCCCAGGAAGTGGATCGGAGAGT TCGAGGTGGACCAGGATCTGGACAAAGAATCCGCAGACTACCTGGAGGCCTTGGTGGAGGCGACAGAAGAGCTGGAATTCTGCGTCAACCTATGCAAGGCCCGCGTGATGATGGTGACATGCTTCGACATCAGCacgccggcggcggcggtcgtACGAGAAGGTCCCTGTGAAGTAGGagtctga